In Sceloporus undulatus isolate JIND9_A2432 ecotype Alabama unplaced genomic scaffold, SceUnd_v1.1 scaffold_23, whole genome shotgun sequence, a genomic segment contains:
- the LOC121917540 gene encoding 2-oxoisovalerate dehydrogenase subunit alpha, mitochondrial isoform X1, producing the protein MAAAASSSLRSGLRALRRRIWLTGASSTRGLRVGGSLQQQEEFTSLEEKPQFPGASAEFVDRLEFIQPNVISGIPIYRVMDRQGQIVNLSEDPQLPKEQVLKFYKSMTLLNTMDRILYESQRQGRISFYMTNYGEEGTHIGSAAALDDTDLVFGQYREAGVLMHRGYPLDLFMAQCYGNASDPGKGRQMPVHYGCKDLHFVTISSPLATQIPQAVGSAYAIKRENTNRIVICYFGEGAASEGDAHAGFNFAATLECPIIFFCRNNGYAISTPTSEQYRGDGIAARGPGYGIHSIRVDGNDVFAVYNATKEARRRAVAENQPFLIEAMTYRIGHHSTSDDSSAYRSVDEVNYWDKQDHPISRLRHYMVGRGWWDEEQEKIWRKKSRKRVMEAFEEAERKLKPKPQLLFSDVYSEMPWHIQKQQESLERHLKQYGEHYPLDHYEK; encoded by the exons ATGGCGGCCGCCGCGTCGTCGTCGCTTCGATCGGGGCTGAGGGCGCTGAGGAGGCGAATATGGCTAACAGGGGCTTCTTCGACTCGGGGGCTCCGTGTTGGA GGATCCCTCCAACAACAGGAAGAGTTTACCTCGCTTGAGGagaaaccacagttcccaggtgCTTCAGCTGAGTTTGTAGACAGGCTTGAGTTCATCCAGCCCAATGTGATTTCGGGGATTCCCATCTACCGGGTCATGGACCGGCAGGGGCAGATCGTCAATCTCAGTGAAGATCCTCAG CTTCCCAAGGAGCAAGTCTTAAAATTCTACAAGAGCATGACCCTTCTGAACACCATGGATCGGATCCTCTATGAGTCACAGAGACAG GGGCGAATATCTTTTTACATGACCAATTACGGGGAGGAAGGCACACACATCGGCAGTGCGGCCGCCCTTGACGACACTGACCTTGTGTTTGGACAGTATCGGGAAGCAG GTGTACTGATGCACAGGGGATATCCTCTGGACCTGTtcatggcacagtgctatggCAATGCCAGTGACCCTGGGAAAGGCCGTCAGATGCCTGTGCATTATGGCTGCAAGGACTTGCATTTTGTTACAATATCATCCCCACTAGCTACTCAGATCCCACAAG CTGTTGGCTCTGCCTATGCCATCAAGAGGGAGAATACCAACCGGATTGTGATCTGCTACTTCGGGGAGGGTGCTGCCAGTGAGGGTGATGCCCATGCGGGTTTCAACTTTGCTGCCACCCTTgagtgccccattattttcttttgtcGGAACAATGGTTACGCCATCTCCACACCAACATCTGAGCAGTACCGCGGCGATGGAATTG CTGCCAGGGGTCCTGGCTATGGCATCCACTCCATCCGGGTGGATGGTAATGATGTCTTTGCCGTGTACAATGCCACCAAGGAGGCTCGGCGCCGTGCTGTGGCAGAGAACCAGCCATTTCTCATTGAAGCCATGACCTACAG GATTGGGCATCATAGCACAAGTGACGACAGCTCTGCTTACCGCTCAGTGGATGAAGTCAACTATTGGGACAAACAAGACCATCCTATCTCTCGTCTCCGTCACTATATGGTGGGACGAGGCTGGTGGGACGAGGAGCAGGAGAAGATCTGGCGCAAGAAATCCCGTAAAAGA GTGATGGAGGCCTTCGAAGAGGCAGAACGCAAGTTGAAGCCCAAACCTCAGCTCCTCTTCTCAGATGTGTACTCTGAGATGCCTTGGCACATCCAGAAGCAGCAGGAATCTTTGGAGCGTCACCTCAAGCAATATGGTGAACACTATCCCTTGGACCATTATGAGAAGTGA
- the LOC121917540 gene encoding 2-oxoisovalerate dehydrogenase subunit alpha, mitochondrial isoform X2, with the protein MLHLKGSLQQQEEFTSLEEKPQFPGASAEFVDRLEFIQPNVISGIPIYRVMDRQGQIVNLSEDPQLPKEQVLKFYKSMTLLNTMDRILYESQRQGRISFYMTNYGEEGTHIGSAAALDDTDLVFGQYREAGVLMHRGYPLDLFMAQCYGNASDPGKGRQMPVHYGCKDLHFVTISSPLATQIPQAVGSAYAIKRENTNRIVICYFGEGAASEGDAHAGFNFAATLECPIIFFCRNNGYAISTPTSEQYRGDGIAARGPGYGIHSIRVDGNDVFAVYNATKEARRRAVAENQPFLIEAMTYRIGHHSTSDDSSAYRSVDEVNYWDKQDHPISRLRHYMVGRGWWDEEQEKIWRKKSRKRVMEAFEEAERKLKPKPQLLFSDVYSEMPWHIQKQQESLERHLKQYGEHYPLDHYEK; encoded by the exons ATGTTACATCTTAAG GGATCCCTCCAACAACAGGAAGAGTTTACCTCGCTTGAGGagaaaccacagttcccaggtgCTTCAGCTGAGTTTGTAGACAGGCTTGAGTTCATCCAGCCCAATGTGATTTCGGGGATTCCCATCTACCGGGTCATGGACCGGCAGGGGCAGATCGTCAATCTCAGTGAAGATCCTCAG CTTCCCAAGGAGCAAGTCTTAAAATTCTACAAGAGCATGACCCTTCTGAACACCATGGATCGGATCCTCTATGAGTCACAGAGACAG GGGCGAATATCTTTTTACATGACCAATTACGGGGAGGAAGGCACACACATCGGCAGTGCGGCCGCCCTTGACGACACTGACCTTGTGTTTGGACAGTATCGGGAAGCAG GTGTACTGATGCACAGGGGATATCCTCTGGACCTGTtcatggcacagtgctatggCAATGCCAGTGACCCTGGGAAAGGCCGTCAGATGCCTGTGCATTATGGCTGCAAGGACTTGCATTTTGTTACAATATCATCCCCACTAGCTACTCAGATCCCACAAG CTGTTGGCTCTGCCTATGCCATCAAGAGGGAGAATACCAACCGGATTGTGATCTGCTACTTCGGGGAGGGTGCTGCCAGTGAGGGTGATGCCCATGCGGGTTTCAACTTTGCTGCCACCCTTgagtgccccattattttcttttgtcGGAACAATGGTTACGCCATCTCCACACCAACATCTGAGCAGTACCGCGGCGATGGAATTG CTGCCAGGGGTCCTGGCTATGGCATCCACTCCATCCGGGTGGATGGTAATGATGTCTTTGCCGTGTACAATGCCACCAAGGAGGCTCGGCGCCGTGCTGTGGCAGAGAACCAGCCATTTCTCATTGAAGCCATGACCTACAG GATTGGGCATCATAGCACAAGTGACGACAGCTCTGCTTACCGCTCAGTGGATGAAGTCAACTATTGGGACAAACAAGACCATCCTATCTCTCGTCTCCGTCACTATATGGTGGGACGAGGCTGGTGGGACGAGGAGCAGGAGAAGATCTGGCGCAAGAAATCCCGTAAAAGA GTGATGGAGGCCTTCGAAGAGGCAGAACGCAAGTTGAAGCCCAAACCTCAGCTCCTCTTCTCAGATGTGTACTCTGAGATGCCTTGGCACATCCAGAAGCAGCAGGAATCTTTGGAGCGTCACCTCAAGCAATATGGTGAACACTATCCCTTGGACCATTATGAGAAGTGA